The segment AGTCGAGAGGTGAAGGCTAGTCGCAGCAATGACCGGGCGAACATTCGTCGTCGGAGATCTGCACGGGTGCGCGGAGGAGTTGAAGGCCTTGCTCGACGGGCTGGCGTTGACCAGCGCCGACACGATCATCTTTCTCGGTGATTACGTCGATCGTGGCCCGGCCTCGCTGCAGGTAGTTGAAAGGCTGCTCCAGCTCCGCGTCGAGGGGCCGAGTTGCACTTTCTTGAAGGGCAATCACGAAGACATGTTCCTGGCCTTCATGGGACTGAAGGGCCGCTACGGTCAGGCCTTCTTGGCCAACGGCGGCGGCCCCACACTGCGCAGCTACGCCCTGGAAGGTTGCAGCGGTGCCGAAGTCGCCCGCCGGCTGCCGGCAGAACACCTGGAGTTTTTTCGCACGCTGCAGAGCTACACCGTGCGGGGGAACTTCCTCTGCGTGCACGCCGGCATCAATCCGCTGCGGCGGCTTGAAGATCAGGACGAGGAGGACCTCCTCTGGATCCGCGAGGAGTTCATCCGTAACCGGCATGGGTTGCCGTATACGGTCCTGTTCGGCCACACTCCCCTGAGGGATGTGCTCGTGGACCTACCGTACAAAGTGGGCTTGGACACGGGCCTGGTGTACTCGAACAAGCTCAGCTGCCTCGAGCTCGACAGCGGCGAGTTGTTTCAGGTCCGCCGGGGTGAGAAGAACCTGCGGCGCTCTGCCCTCGCGCTCGACGCCATCAGCCCGCGCCCGTGACGCTCGCGCCGCTACGAAACACCCGGCCGTTCACCCCTGATGGCTGCCATGGCAGGCGCTGCGGCAGAGCTTGGCGCGGGGCTGTTGACGGAGAGTGTGAACAACGAGAGCGGATCAGAGCGACATC is part of the Deltaproteobacteria bacterium genome and harbors:
- a CDS encoding serine/threonine protein phosphatase, translated to MTGRTFVVGDLHGCAEELKALLDGLALTSADTIIFLGDYVDRGPASLQVVERLLQLRVEGPSCTFLKGNHEDMFLAFMGLKGRYGQAFLANGGGPTLRSYALEGCSGAEVARRLPAEHLEFFRTLQSYTVRGNFLCVHAGINPLRRLEDQDEEDLLWIREEFIRNRHGLPYTVLFGHTPLRDVLVDLPYKVGLDTGLVYSNKLSCLELDSGELFQVRRGEKNLRRSALALDAISPRP